In Uranotaenia lowii strain MFRU-FL chromosome 2, ASM2978415v1, whole genome shotgun sequence, one genomic interval encodes:
- the LOC129741159 gene encoding ras-related and estrogen-regulated growth inhibitor-like, with translation MNTTSPKSSLVKLGLHPKSKSFRVMVLGQSGVGKTAMVVRFITKRFIGEYDPNLEKVYTFHTLVDNEFVQFEILDAAGQPNETDCVTLEANIRWADAFILMYSVTDKCSFDECNRLKFLINFNKRRRRLGSYSKIL, from the exons ATGAATACGACATCTCCGAAATCTTCGCTAGTCAAGCTGGGCCTGCATCCCAAGAGCAAATCTTTCCGGGTGATGGTTCTCGGCCAGAGTGGGGTAGGGAAAACTG CCATGGTGGTCCGGTTCATCACAAAACGATTCATCGGGGAGTACGATCCGAATCTGGAGAAAGTCTACACTTTTCACACCCTGGTAGATAACGAATTTGTTCAGTTTGAAATTCTCGATGCAGCTGGTCAACCCAAT gAAACCGACTGCGTTACGCTGGAAGCCAACATTCGATGGGCAGATGCATTCATACTGATGTACTCGGTCACCGACAAGTGCAGTTTTGATGAATGCAATCggttaaagtttttaataaattttaacaagCGTCGGCGTCGATTGGGTTCTTATAGTAAG attctgtga